The region TCCCGTTTCATTCTTAAACTACTCAATTGCTTGTCCAAAGATTCCAAAGAGCTTCTTGAACTATctacaaagaaaataaaataaaatcaaagttacacacatatacatgcattttgattagtaaaagaatagaaattaagtaaattaaaaataattacgaGTGAGAGTAAGCAAGCTGTTAATCTGAAATTGAGAGACGTAAAGCGTCTTGGTGAGATCGGATTCTCTGGAGGCCATAGCTTTTTCCGATTCCGAGCATTTGACGATCTCCGATTCGATCTCCCGAGTTATCTGGATATTGTCCTCGATTCCTTGATTGACCTGGTTCAAATTAAGATATTTTCGGAATGAGAATTATagagaaaaaaaggaagaaaTAGAAGAAAGTTACTTGATCGAGCATGTCCTTGAGCATAGAGATATGGCAGAGGATTGCACCCGAGTCCTCCATTTTCACGCTTTTCCTCTTGCTCCAATGTTCAAATTTTCCCGCTTTTGCTTTCCGTTTATACCCGTTGAGATTCTTATCTCttgtatatattatttatttatttataaatgtcCAAATATACCCACGTCATATTTCAAGGTAGAATCTAGCCTAACTAAGTAACCCTGTGTGTCTCCTTTGGTGGttgattttgataaaaaaaaaaatacaagaggaACCTCTGGACCCTAACCATGTGGTTCCTTCATCTACTGAGGGCATTTCTGTGGACATCCCGGTTTCAAATGCTTTACTCCCCGTGGTTGGCAATGAAACTTCTCTCTCTACTCTACCGGCGGC is a window of Humulus lupulus chromosome 4, drHumLupu1.1, whole genome shotgun sequence DNA encoding:
- the LOC133830885 gene encoding uncharacterized protein LOC133830885 isoform X3 yields the protein MEDSGAILCHISMLKDMLDQVNQGIEDNIQITREIESEIVKCSESEKAMASRESDLTKTLYVSQFQINSLLTLTHSSRSSLESLDKQLSSLRMKRDDTLKRISNKQDGFVKKCLEFQSDFGKNDDLRTMLSEKEFIEIEVCILDKKSNMLKNSMQAFVEEILEDLHNCNCEPNDVQTAESVPEKKNEQGWR